AAGAAGAGTTTTTACTGGTTCATTTGCCCACAACAGGGCATCCGGAGGACCTGTTGATACTGGCCCAGAGTATCAGCAAGAGCTGGAGAGAGAGCTTTTTAAGCTTAAGCAGATGTATGGTAAAGCAGACATGAATACTTTCCCTAACTTCAATTTTGAAGGTAAGTGTCTTCCATCATGGATTCATTCTTGGGGGAGATTTGTTTTAAGTCGAGACTATTTATGCCTTATACTTGGGTTGTTTAGAGGATTAAATGACGATCACACGTAAATTTATTAGGACAGGGACATTTGCATGAGAAGCTCTCGCACAAATGCTTGCCATCGGTCTAGGAGATTATGTAACAGGTCAAATGGTGGGGATTTGAAATCAAACTCCCTAATCTTGAATCGTGACACTATCACCTATGAAGTGTGTGATCTTGGATAGTTAACTGGTGACTGTTTCCCATCTGACATTCGGGGAGAATTCTAATACCTCTCTCGTGGTTGTTgtaattaaatgacataaaatatgtGAAGTCAGTTAATAGCCTGGTttatagtaagtgcttaataaatcaTTATCAATTGTAATAGTTCTATGTAGGTGTTAAAAAAccatagagactaaaaaaaatcaaaaaattgaTCAGTTAAATACTGAAGCCTTCTAGATAATGCATTTTATTGCAATATAGCTAAGCGTGgacctttttgttccttttcttagaTCCCAAATTTGAAGTCATCGACAAACCCCAGTCCTGAAGAAATAGTGTAAAATGTATTTGGTAATTTGTCCTAGATTAGTTGTACAACTGGTCGGAAGTATCGGGACAAACGTACGTTTCTCAACTGTCAAATGTGTTCTTTTAATTCTgattccaaataaattatttggtgATGTTGAGTGTACATTTGAGTGTattgaattctgtgtttcagcattgtttttaaatctgCCCAGTTGGCTCTAATGAAACAGGTGGAGATCTTGGGTCAGTTGGCCACAACTTGCCCACAACCTGCCAGACTCCTCTCGGTGTGCAGGgctcgcctttttttttttttaacgtttatttatttttgagacagagagagacagagcatgaacgggggagggtcacagagagagggagacacagaatctgaaacaggctccaggctctgagctgtcagcacagagcccgacgcggggcccgaacccaccgaccgtgagatcgtgacctgagccgaagtcggacgcttaaccgaccaagccacccaggtgccccgcagggCTCGCCTTTTACTAGTGGAGACTTCCCGCCTCAGGGGGCCGCCCTGACCTAAGAAATGTTTGCCACAGAAGGATGTTACATCCGTTCCCAGAATATAAAGGCTTGTAAACCTTTTATCATAACTTTTCCAGGAAATTCAAGTTAAGCTTGAATACGCACGGGAACATTCATTGTGTTTTAACTACCATCTCCTCAAACGTTAAATGCTTTTATCCCAACAGCCAGgtccctcctcttcccttgcAGTTTATGATCGTAGATCTATTACTGTGCTACACAGATGGAGGAAGGAAAGCTGGGAGCAGGCGGGGGATCTACAAAGGAACCTCCTTGGAAAGAGTAAGCTGTATGGTGTTGTTTTGCCCAAGCGATGGGAGACCCAGCAAGTAGGCGGCATAACAGGCACATCAAGATTTCAGTTAGCGTAGCTGGCTCttgaggaaatgattttttttttttcaaaaggaaatcagCTGTGCCTTTTTATATCTGACAATCTGACTTGTGTCAGTAACTACGGGTCTTAATAAACCTTTaaaggctttttttgtttgttttttggtaccgattttaaatataattttatttaagacattgtattttccacttaaaaaatacagTGCTTACAAAGTgcaatgtttatttcctttccctgggCACATAGTCCATATTCAAGTATCAAGAATGACCGGTTTATTTACTATGGCAACTCGACTTTGTAATAGCCATGGAATTTGCTACAAATTTGGGTCCTTCAAATGTTGTGTGTGGAACATGCCTTGTCTGGGCCCAGAGGAGGCAGCACCAGATGGGGGAGCTGCACCACCAGGGAAGCCTCCAGGCATTCCTCCCACGTGCCCCTTGCGCTTTGGTACAGCTTCGTAACCATGGGGTTGCAGACTTTCTCCAGGTCTTTCTGCTgataaaggtttttgtttttgttttttaaatatgaagtcaAAAGTCAGCCTTCCTTATGAGGTTAGCTCACTCAAAAAGAGGAATAGATTTTTACTGTGGGTGCCATTCTAGCTGGAGTCAAACCTGCTCAGGACTACCTTTTCCAAAAGACCTGCAAACATTTCCTAGTGATACAGGTGTGATTAAACTAGTAACATGTGTGGAATCGGAATTGGGGAGGGTAAAGTATTAGGAAGAAGAGCCCCAGTTTCTTCAAATGCTAAGCAGTGACAGTTCAGTTGACctccttttatttaaataactgcAGACACTGAaacaattcaatgtttttttaatggcGCTATTTAAAGGTAACTGAGGAAGCAGAGTTGCTCAGGTTCTTCTCTAACCTCCCCCGAAGCACCTCCACCCACCTGCGACAGGCAAGCTGCCTGACTCCGAGGTGCAGAGGCCCGTCTAGAGGGGCCTGATCCTTTTCAGCACCTGCTTCGTCTCCCTTTCCTCACTCTGCCACTCAGGTTAGttgtattttaccttttataattTCACACCTACTTTCTCATACACGTTTGAGAgagcagagcacgagcagggaaggggcagagagaatcccaagctggctctgcactgtcagcacagagcccgatgtggggttcgatctcacaaactgggcgatgatcatgacctgagcctaaatcaggagttgtttgctcaaccaactgagccacccagatacccctcatatttttaaaaatctgtcctgCAACTATTTGGAGTTTGCTTCAACATCCCAATCTCTTCATTCATTATGTAAACATAAGGATTCGGGGCTGTAAGAATACTGCATTAAGTACCCTACTTCCAGGCCCTACATCATAGGGCGTTTATTGCTAACTTTTGGCCAGGGAAGTACGCCCTTTTTCCCGGCTGAATGCTACAGTGGTGCTTTGAGTCAGATGTTAAAGGCCTCATCTTCCTCAGAGCCCCTTCCTCTTTCTGGTGAGGCTGCCCCAACCCTGCAAACTCCAGCCTTTATCTGTCACTTCAGTCTGCCAGTACACTCCTTATCCTGTACTTACTACCTGAGATGTTCATCACAAATGACCTCAGCCTTCTAGGTTTTCGTGTTGAAAGTAACTTTTCTTCTCCCATGCCTGGTGTCACAGGTTGAAGTGTGTTCCCCTAAAATTCATTTATGGAAGTCCTAACCCCCGGCACCTCCggatgtgattgtatttggagataggacttTTAGATGGGATTAAGTTAAAGTTAGGCCCTTTGGGTGGGCCTGAATCCACTCCTGACTACCATCCTTTTCAAAAGAGGGAATTTGAGTTGAAGAAAGGTACAAAGAACTGGAAAGGGACACATGTCTTATCTAgtgttacctctttttttttttttaagtttatttattttgagagagaatgtgagcaggggaggggcagtgactgggagagggaatcccaagcaggccccatgctctcagcatggagcctgatgcagagctcgaacccgtgaaccgtgagatcatggcttgagccgaaaccaagagtcagatgcttaaacaactgagccacccaggtgcccctctagtgtTACCTTTAATGATGACCAAAGAAGACTTCTGTTCTAGGcaatttttgcttatttaaatccatttagtgtgggattttctttgtctttgttacTAGTTCTCTGCTGCTGCCCTTGCTTTAGCAGAGCCTATAAATGCTGGCTCTCCCTGGTTAGGGGCTGCATGTGTAAATTCTTGGGGGGCTCTTTGGGCCAGGAGGTCTTCCTGTTGTACAGATTACCTAAGTGGGAGGTCTGTTTCAACTCCACCTCTTCCAAACTCCCCTCTGTTCCCCATCCCAGTGGGACAGTCTTATTTCAGATGTTTGACCTCAGTAAGACACTGGCAAGAAGGCACAAGGCCAATTACTTTAGATGATGCCTCTGCTTGAGTACGGGAAACCTATCATTCTTCTCCTAAGAACCTGGGGAAACAGGTCCTTCACCATCTCCTGCTGTCTCCTTTGATACCTTTTGCCAACTCTTTCACCCTGCTCAAAAAAGCTATTTCCTTTTTGGCAGGCACTTACAATTTGCAATTTGCAAAATTTGGGGATAGGCAAGACAGAAAAAGGTTATGAGCTGCGAGACTGGGGAGGGGTGAACTAGCCAGAGATTACTAAGGGTGAAGAGAGGGTGTGGCATGAGAGAAGTAAGAATCTAAAAGAAAGTATGTTGGGGGCAAGAGAAAAAACATCTTGTATGAAACATCCTGGATCAGATGGACCTGAGTTTCTTAGACCATGAGCCCTTACTTCCCTTTGTGAACTTGGCAGACTGACTCTTGAGTTTGTTTCCTGGTCTGCAAATGACCACATGATCCGCTTTATAATACCATTGAGATGAATGAGATTGTATACACCTGCACCTCCATCCACCCCCACTTCAcatgtataaaatgtttaatagttctgactttttatttgcaaggtattttctttttcccccagcaTTTGGGAAGTTGGCAGGCACCCAGAAGAAAGATGAGATTCTAATCTTAAGCAGCTGAAGAGCTAACCTTGTAGCTACAGATGGTAAGAGGGCATAGTTTCCCAGGTTTTATTGAACGGTATGTGGATGACTTTTCCCCTGCACCGGTTAAATGGGCCTAAAAAGTTGAACAAGCTCAGCTATTTTTGTTAACATAGACTTTAATCAAACAAAACCACTCATGAGGTGAAGGAAATTCTTCGCAAAGTTATACTAAAAAACAATCGTTCCAGATTTAGTTAGGTTAAACccctaactaaaaataaattaaatctagTTACAATAACAACAACGATAATTAAAACCAAGCAAAACTTGCTATTAGAGATTTTAGAGCCCTCATCCTTATAGAACACAATTTCactgcaggaaaagaaaatcaaaactctCTATGAATTATAATGAGGTTTTACCTCAATAttataatattgttaatattcaaGTTCCTCAAAAGCAAATGGAAACACAAGTCCAGATATAGGTGGATATacttttaataaatggaaaaCGAGTGCTCAACATTATGTCCTTTGTGTGGGAGCAAGCATCCTGTACACTTACTTAGCTACGTACAATATATTAagataatgtataatatatatttgactCAGAGAGTGTTATATGTTAGCACTTTATAAGATGAATCTTCTAGCCAAATGGCTCAGCAGCTTTCATGCGTTAGTAAGGCACTGCATGTTTTCCCCCACAATCTGTGTCATTTAAATTGAAGAAGTTGATCTTGTGTGCTGGTAGGTATGCCTGAAGAGCCGCCTTTGAGACTCACATACACTCTTGGACCCCTGGCCATGCAACAAGAAAGCATTCCTCATACCAAACCAAATCAAAGCATGGGCGACATttagcttaatttattttttatttttatttttttggcaaaaGCTTATAGATAGGTGTTTTTCTCATGCTTCAGCACCAGGCGTTGGGAAAGTATGCGTGTGGGCCCAGTCCTGTCTATGCCtgctgtttttgtaaattaagttttGTGGGAACACAAACGTGCCATTTATTATTGTCTacggctgcttttgtgctaccaAGGTGGAGTCGAGTAGTTGTAACAGGCACCATAAAACCAGTATGGCTTAAAATAtctactctctggccctttataggAGATATTGCAAGGAGTCTGGTGAGAAGCATCCAATGCCACAGAAGAGTGGGGGGCAAGGCACAGTCTGACAACAGACATCTTCCCAGTGACCTGGTGTGGTATCCAGGTACCATTTGTTGGCCCAGTGAATCCTGGGATTTGCTTTGTCTATTGGGGGAAAAATGGATTCCTTTAAAAGTAGCTTAACCATGTTCAAAGTTGTCAAAGTTTGTAAGCTTTTCATCCAGGTTTGCCCAGAACTGGAAATGCCCtacccatattttattttcaagataaatTGACTAATCACAGTAAGTTATAGAAGATTATGCTTTTTAACACAGCCTAGTTACTCTTACATGGATCATTGGAATTTTCACTTTGTAACACTAGCTTGGACACCGTGGAGAAACCAGATGATTGGacccatttttcatttcatttgttagacaactctttctcctctctgtatCTCTGGCTCTTCAATAAGCAGGACTGGATCTGATTATTAATTCTGGACTTGACCCAGCCCAGAATTTCACTGCATGATTATCAGAGACAAATATGAAGTCCCCATCATGCAGAGAAGGGTGCCTGCCTGCAAGGTTATGTGTGTGGGGTCCAGTGGCGAGGTCTGATGTCAAGTTCACTGATGATCTTCAAAGCGGTCTTAGGAGAAGGAAACGGCAACAAGCAACTCAAGGGAAAGAAGACATTTGGGTTTGGGTTCAACTCTCAAAGTTacatttaatgaagaaatcaATGACATCAGGTGAGTGAGCTCTGGTCATTAGGTATTTCTTCGTGTTGTTTTTggttctcagaaataaaaataaacaccaagTGCAAATCCTTGGGAATAAGACCCACTCCTGCTACCTCCCTTCTGTGAATAGATTAGTGATAAATGAGCAGTGGAATAAAGATTGTattaggggagaaaagaggatTCTGGTAGAAATAAGACCAGAGGTTCTTTTTGCATCTGTCAAAGTGTTTT
The Panthera tigris isolate Pti1 chromosome C2, P.tigris_Pti1_mat1.1, whole genome shotgun sequence genome window above contains:
- the ATP5PF gene encoding ATP synthase-coupling factor 6, mitochondrial; this encodes MILQRLFRFSSLMRSMVSVHLRRNIGVTAVAFNKELDPVQKLFVDKIREYKTKRQASGGPVDTGPEYQQELERELFKLKQMYGKADMNTFPNFNFEDPKFEVIDKPQS